Proteins found in one Ovis canadensis isolate MfBH-ARS-UI-01 breed Bighorn chromosome 20, ARS-UI_OviCan_v2, whole genome shotgun sequence genomic segment:
- the BAG6 gene encoding large proline-rich protein BAG6 isoform X12 yields the protein MEPSDSTSTSMEDPDSLEVLVKTLDSQTRTFIVGAQMNVKEFKEHIAASVSIPSEKQRLIYQGRVLQDDKKLQEYNVGGKVIHLVERAPPQTQLPSGASSGTGSTSATHGGGPTPGTRGPGASVHDRNANSYVMVGTFNLPSDGSAVDVHINMEQAPIQSEPRVRLVMAQHMIRDIQTLLSRMECRGGAQAQHSQPPPQTPTVAPEPVALTSQTSEPVESEVPPREPMEAEEVEERAPAQSPELTPSGPTPAGPASAPETNAPNHPSPAEYVEVLQELQRLESRLQPFLQRYYEVLGAAATTDYNNNQEGREEDQRLINLVGESLRLLGNTFVALSDLRCNLACAPPRHLHVVRPMSHYTTPMVLQQAAIPIQINVGTTVTMTGNGTRLPPTPGAEAPPAGAGQASSLAPSSTAVESSNEGASPPGPAPPPTTSHPRVIRISHQSVEPVVMMHMNIQDSGTQPGGVPSAPTGPLGPPGHGQTLGQQVPGFPTAPTRLVIARPTPPQARPSHPGGPPVSGALPGAGLGTNASLAQMVSGLVGQLLMQPVLVAQGTPGMAPSPAPATASASSGTTNTATTAGPAPGGPAQPQPPQASASDLQFSQLLGNLLGPAGPGTGGPGVASPTITVAMPGVPAFLQGMTDFLQATQTAAPPPPPPPPPPPPPAPEQQTAPPPGSPSGGSGSPGSVGPESLPLEFFTSVVQGVLSSLLGSLGARAGSSESIAAFIQRLSGSSNIFEPGADGALGFFGALLSLLCQNFSMVDVVMLLHGHFQPLQRLQPQLRSFFHQHYLGGQEPTPGNIRTATHALITGLEEYVRESFSLVQVQPGVDIIRTNLEFLQEQFNSIAAHVMHCTDSGFGARLLELCNQGLFECLALNLHCLGGQQMELAAVINGRIRRMSRGVNPSLVSWLTTMMGLRLQVVLEHMPVGPDAILRYVRRVGDPPQTLPEEPMEVQGSERSSPEPQRENASPAPGTTAEEAMSRGPPPAPEGGSRDEQDGASAETEPWAAAVPPEWVPIIQQDIQSQRKVKPQPPLSDAYLSGMPAKRRKLRADIQKRLQEDPNYSPQRFPNAHRAFADDP from the exons ATGGAGCCCAGTGATAGTACCAGTACCAGTATGGAGGATCCTGACAGCCTGGAGGTGCTGGTGAAGACCCTGGACTCTCAGACCCGGACCTTTATTGTGGGGGCCCAG ATGAACGTAAAGGAGTTTAAGGAACATATTGCTGCTTCTGTTAGCATCCCGTCTGAGAAACAACGGCTTATCTACCAGGGACGAGTTCTGCAGGATGATAAGAAGCTCCAAGAATACA ATGTTGGGGGAAAGGTTATTCACCTTGTGGAACGGGCTCCTCCTCAGACTCAGCTCCCTTCTGGAGCATCTTCTGGAACAGGGTCCACCTCAGCCACCCATGGTGGGGGACCCACGCCTGGTACTCGGGGGCCTGGGGCCTCTGTTCATGACCGGAATGCCAACAGCTATGTCATGGTTGGAACCTTCAATCTTCCC AGTGACGGCTCTGCTGTGGATGTTCACATCAACATGGAACAGGCCCCAATTCAG AGTGAGCCCCGAGTACGGCTGGTGATGGCTCAGCATATGATCAGGGATATACAGACCTTACTCTCCCGGATGGAG TGCCGAGGGGGTGCCCAAGCCCAGCACAGTCAGCCGCCACCCCAGACACCAACGGTGGCCCCAGAGCCGGTGGCCTTGACCTCCCAAACGTCAGAACCGGTTGAAAGTGAAGTGCCTCCTCGGGAGCCCATGGAGGCGGAAGAAGTGGAGGAGCGTGCCCCTGCCCAGAGCCCGGAGCTCACCCCTTCTGGCCCAACCCCAGCGGGCCCAGCATCTGCCCCAGAGACAAATGCACCCAA CCACCCTTCGCCTGCGGAGTACGTCGAGGTGCTTCAGGAGCTGCAGCGGCTTGAGAGCCGCCTCCAGCCCTTCCTGCAGCGCTACTATGAGGTTTTGGGTGCTGCTGCCACCACAGACTACAACAACAAT CAAGAGGGCCGTGAGGAGGATCAGCGCTTGATCAACTTGGTGGGGGAGAGCCTGCGGCTGCTGGGCAACACCTTCGTGGCACTGTCTGACCTGCGTTGCAATCTGGCCTGTGCGCCCCCTCGTCATCTGCACGTGGTCCGGCCCATGTCTCACTACACCACCCCCATGGTGCTCCAGCAGGCGGCCATCCCCATCCAG ATCAACGTGGGGACCACTGTGACCATGACGGGGAACGGGACACGGCTCCCCCCGACTCCAGGTGCGGAGGCACCTCCCGCTGGTGCTGGGCAGGCCTCGTCCCTGGCCCCTTCTTCTACCGCCGTGGAGTCTTCGAATGAGGGGGCTTCCCCGCCGGGACCAGCTCCCCCACCGACCACCAGCCACCCGAGGGTCATCCGGATTTCCCATCAGAGTGTGGAACCCGTGGTCATGATGCACATGAACATCCAAG ATTCTGGCACACAGCCTGGTGGAGTTCCGAGTGCTCCCACTGGCCCCCTAGGACCCCCTGGTCATGGCCAGACCCTGG GACAGCAGGTGCCAGGCTTCCCGACAGCTCCCACCCGGCTGGTGATTGCCCGGCCCACGCCTCCACAGGCTCGGCCTTCCCATCCTGGGGGGCCCCCGGTCTCGGGGGCTCTG CCGGGTGCTGGTTTGGGTACCAACGCCTCTTTAGCCCAGATGGTGAGCGGCCTCGTGGGGCAGCTTCTTATGCAGCCTGTCCTTGTGG CTCAGGGGACCCCAGGAATGGCTCCATCTCCAGCCCCTGCGACTGCGTCAGCTAGTTCTGGCACCACCAACACGGCTACCACAGCTGGCCCTGCCCCAGGGGGGCCCGcccagcctcagcctcctcaAGCCTCCGCCTCTGATCTTCAGTTCTCTCAGCTCCTGGGGAACCTGCTGGGGCCTGCTGGGCCGGGAACTGGAGGGCCTGGTGTGGCTTCTCCCACCATTACTGTGGCGATGCCTGGTGTACccgcctttctccagggcatgacGGACTTCTTGCAG GCAACACAGACAGCTGCTCCCCCTCCtccgccgcccccacccccaccgccccctcCAGCCCCAGAGCAGCAGACAGCACCCCCACCGGGGTCCCCTTCTGGTGGCAGTGGGAGTCCTGGCAGCGTGGGTCCTGAGAGCCTGCCATTGGAGTTCTTCACCTCAGTGGTGCAGGGTGTGCTGAGCTCGCTGCTGGGCTCCCTGGGGGCCCGGGCTGGCAGCAGTGAGAGCATCGCTGCTTTCATACAGCGCCTCAGTGGGTCCAGCAACATCTTTGAGCCTGGGGCTGATGGGGCTCTCG GCTTCTTCGGGGCCCTGCTCTCTCTTCTATGCCAGAACTTTTCCATGGTGGATGTGGTGATGCTGCTCCACGGGCATTTCCAGCCCCTGCAGCGGCTCCAGCCCCAGCTGCGATCTTTCTTCCACCAGCACTACCTGGGTGGCCAGGAGCCCACACCTGGTAACATCCGG ACGGCAACCCACGCGTTGATCACGGGGCTTGAAGAGTATGTGCGGGAGAGTTTT TCTCTGGTGCAAGTTCAGCCAGGTGTGGACATCATCCGAACAAACCTGGAATTTCTCCAAGAGCAATTTAATAGCATTGCTGCTCATGTGATGCACTGCACAG ACAGTGGATTTGGGGCCCGATTGCTGGAGCTGTGTAACCAGGGCCTGTTTGAATGCTTGGCTCTGAACCTGCACTGCTTGGGGGGACAGCAGATGGAGCTTGCTGCTGTCATCAATGGCCGAATT CGTCGCATGTCTCGTGGAGTGAATCCGTCCTTGGTGAGCTGGCTGACCACTATGATGGGACTGAGGCTGCAGGTGGTACTGGAACACATGCCTGTAGGCCCTGATGCCATTCTCAGATACGTTCGCAGGGTTGGGGATCCTCCTCAG ACACTTCCTGAGGAGCCAATGGAAGTTCAGGGATCAGAGAGATCTTCCCCTGAGCCTCAG CGGGAAAATGCTTCCCCGGCCCCTGGAACAACAGCAGAAGAGGCCATGTCCCGAGGCCCACCTCCTGCTCCTGAAGGGGGCTCCCGAGACGAACAGGATGGAGCTTCCGCTGAGACAGAACCTTGGGCAGCTGCAGTCCCCCCA GAATGGGTCCCTATTATCCAGCAGGACATTCAGAGCCAGCGGAAAGTGAAACCGCAGCCTCCCCTGAGCGATGCCTACCTCAGTGGTATGCCTGCCAAGAGACGCAAG ctCCGGGCTGACATACAAAAGCGACTGCAGGAAGACCCCAACTACAGCCCCCAGCGCTTCCCGAATGCCCACAGGGCCTTTGCTGACGATCCCTAG
- the BAG6 gene encoding large proline-rich protein BAG6 isoform X13: MEPSDSTSTSMEDPDSLEVLVKTLDSQTRTFIVGAQMNVKEFKEHIAASVSIPSEKQRLIYQGRVLQDDKKLQEYNVGGKVIHLVERAPPQTQLPSGASSGTGSTSATHGGGPTPGTRGPGASVHDRNANSYVMVGTFNLPSEPRVRLVMAQHMIRDIQTLLSRMECRGGAQAQHSQPPPQTPTVAPEPVALTSQTSEPVESEVPPREPMEAEEVEERAPAQSPELTPSGPTPAGPASAPETNAPNHPSPAEYVEVLQELQRLESRLQPFLQRYYEVLGAAATTDYNNNQEGREEDQRLINLVGESLRLLGNTFVALSDLRCNLACAPPRHLHVVRPMSHYTTPMVLQQAAIPIQINVGTTVTMTGNGTRLPPTPGAEAPPAGAGQASSLAPSSTAVESSNEGASPPGPAPPPTTSHPRVIRISHQSVEPVVMMHMNIQDSGTQPGGVPSAPTGPLGPPGHGQTLGQQVPGFPTAPTRLVIARPTPPQARPSHPGGPPVSGALPGAGLGTNASLAQMVSGLVGQLLMQPVLVAQGTPGMAPSPAPATASASSGTTNTATTAGPAPGGPAQPQPPQASASDLQFSQLLGNLLGPAGPGTGGPGVASPTITVAMPGVPAFLQGMTDFLQATQTAAPPPPPPPPPPPPPAPEQQTAPPPGSPSGGSGSPGSVGPESLPLEFFTSVVQGVLSSLLGSLGARAGSSESIAAFIQRLSGSSNIFEPGADGALGFFGALLSLLCQNFSMVDVVMLLHGHFQPLQRLQPQLRSFFHQHYLGGQEPTPGNIRTATHALITGLEEYVRESFSLVQVQPGVDIIRTNLEFLQEQFNSIAAHVMHCTDSGFGARLLELCNQGLFECLALNLHCLGGQQMELAAVINGRIRRMSRGVNPSLVSWLTTMMGLRLQVVLEHMPVGPDAILRYVRRVGDPPQTLPEEPMEVQGSERSSPEPQRENASPAPGTTAEEAMSRGPPPAPEGGSRDEQDGASAETEPWAAAVPPEWVPIIQQDIQSQRKVKPQPPLSDAYLSGMPAKRRKLRADIQKRLQEDPNYSPQRFPNAHRAFADDP; this comes from the exons ATGGAGCCCAGTGATAGTACCAGTACCAGTATGGAGGATCCTGACAGCCTGGAGGTGCTGGTGAAGACCCTGGACTCTCAGACCCGGACCTTTATTGTGGGGGCCCAG ATGAACGTAAAGGAGTTTAAGGAACATATTGCTGCTTCTGTTAGCATCCCGTCTGAGAAACAACGGCTTATCTACCAGGGACGAGTTCTGCAGGATGATAAGAAGCTCCAAGAATACA ATGTTGGGGGAAAGGTTATTCACCTTGTGGAACGGGCTCCTCCTCAGACTCAGCTCCCTTCTGGAGCATCTTCTGGAACAGGGTCCACCTCAGCCACCCATGGTGGGGGACCCACGCCTGGTACTCGGGGGCCTGGGGCCTCTGTTCATGACCGGAATGCCAACAGCTATGTCATGGTTGGAACCTTCAATCTTCCC AGTGAGCCCCGAGTACGGCTGGTGATGGCTCAGCATATGATCAGGGATATACAGACCTTACTCTCCCGGATGGAG TGCCGAGGGGGTGCCCAAGCCCAGCACAGTCAGCCGCCACCCCAGACACCAACGGTGGCCCCAGAGCCGGTGGCCTTGACCTCCCAAACGTCAGAACCGGTTGAAAGTGAAGTGCCTCCTCGGGAGCCCATGGAGGCGGAAGAAGTGGAGGAGCGTGCCCCTGCCCAGAGCCCGGAGCTCACCCCTTCTGGCCCAACCCCAGCGGGCCCAGCATCTGCCCCAGAGACAAATGCACCCAA CCACCCTTCGCCTGCGGAGTACGTCGAGGTGCTTCAGGAGCTGCAGCGGCTTGAGAGCCGCCTCCAGCCCTTCCTGCAGCGCTACTATGAGGTTTTGGGTGCTGCTGCCACCACAGACTACAACAACAAT CAAGAGGGCCGTGAGGAGGATCAGCGCTTGATCAACTTGGTGGGGGAGAGCCTGCGGCTGCTGGGCAACACCTTCGTGGCACTGTCTGACCTGCGTTGCAATCTGGCCTGTGCGCCCCCTCGTCATCTGCACGTGGTCCGGCCCATGTCTCACTACACCACCCCCATGGTGCTCCAGCAGGCGGCCATCCCCATCCAG ATCAACGTGGGGACCACTGTGACCATGACGGGGAACGGGACACGGCTCCCCCCGACTCCAGGTGCGGAGGCACCTCCCGCTGGTGCTGGGCAGGCCTCGTCCCTGGCCCCTTCTTCTACCGCCGTGGAGTCTTCGAATGAGGGGGCTTCCCCGCCGGGACCAGCTCCCCCACCGACCACCAGCCACCCGAGGGTCATCCGGATTTCCCATCAGAGTGTGGAACCCGTGGTCATGATGCACATGAACATCCAAG ATTCTGGCACACAGCCTGGTGGAGTTCCGAGTGCTCCCACTGGCCCCCTAGGACCCCCTGGTCATGGCCAGACCCTGG GACAGCAGGTGCCAGGCTTCCCGACAGCTCCCACCCGGCTGGTGATTGCCCGGCCCACGCCTCCACAGGCTCGGCCTTCCCATCCTGGGGGGCCCCCGGTCTCGGGGGCTCTG CCGGGTGCTGGTTTGGGTACCAACGCCTCTTTAGCCCAGATGGTGAGCGGCCTCGTGGGGCAGCTTCTTATGCAGCCTGTCCTTGTGG CTCAGGGGACCCCAGGAATGGCTCCATCTCCAGCCCCTGCGACTGCGTCAGCTAGTTCTGGCACCACCAACACGGCTACCACAGCTGGCCCTGCCCCAGGGGGGCCCGcccagcctcagcctcctcaAGCCTCCGCCTCTGATCTTCAGTTCTCTCAGCTCCTGGGGAACCTGCTGGGGCCTGCTGGGCCGGGAACTGGAGGGCCTGGTGTGGCTTCTCCCACCATTACTGTGGCGATGCCTGGTGTACccgcctttctccagggcatgacGGACTTCTTGCAG GCAACACAGACAGCTGCTCCCCCTCCtccgccgcccccacccccaccgccccctcCAGCCCCAGAGCAGCAGACAGCACCCCCACCGGGGTCCCCTTCTGGTGGCAGTGGGAGTCCTGGCAGCGTGGGTCCTGAGAGCCTGCCATTGGAGTTCTTCACCTCAGTGGTGCAGGGTGTGCTGAGCTCGCTGCTGGGCTCCCTGGGGGCCCGGGCTGGCAGCAGTGAGAGCATCGCTGCTTTCATACAGCGCCTCAGTGGGTCCAGCAACATCTTTGAGCCTGGGGCTGATGGGGCTCTCG GCTTCTTCGGGGCCCTGCTCTCTCTTCTATGCCAGAACTTTTCCATGGTGGATGTGGTGATGCTGCTCCACGGGCATTTCCAGCCCCTGCAGCGGCTCCAGCCCCAGCTGCGATCTTTCTTCCACCAGCACTACCTGGGTGGCCAGGAGCCCACACCTGGTAACATCCGG ACGGCAACCCACGCGTTGATCACGGGGCTTGAAGAGTATGTGCGGGAGAGTTTT TCTCTGGTGCAAGTTCAGCCAGGTGTGGACATCATCCGAACAAACCTGGAATTTCTCCAAGAGCAATTTAATAGCATTGCTGCTCATGTGATGCACTGCACAG ACAGTGGATTTGGGGCCCGATTGCTGGAGCTGTGTAACCAGGGCCTGTTTGAATGCTTGGCTCTGAACCTGCACTGCTTGGGGGGACAGCAGATGGAGCTTGCTGCTGTCATCAATGGCCGAATT CGTCGCATGTCTCGTGGAGTGAATCCGTCCTTGGTGAGCTGGCTGACCACTATGATGGGACTGAGGCTGCAGGTGGTACTGGAACACATGCCTGTAGGCCCTGATGCCATTCTCAGATACGTTCGCAGGGTTGGGGATCCTCCTCAG ACACTTCCTGAGGAGCCAATGGAAGTTCAGGGATCAGAGAGATCTTCCCCTGAGCCTCAG CGGGAAAATGCTTCCCCGGCCCCTGGAACAACAGCAGAAGAGGCCATGTCCCGAGGCCCACCTCCTGCTCCTGAAGGGGGCTCCCGAGACGAACAGGATGGAGCTTCCGCTGAGACAGAACCTTGGGCAGCTGCAGTCCCCCCA GAATGGGTCCCTATTATCCAGCAGGACATTCAGAGCCAGCGGAAAGTGAAACCGCAGCCTCCCCTGAGCGATGCCTACCTCAGTGGTATGCCTGCCAAGAGACGCAAG ctCCGGGCTGACATACAAAAGCGACTGCAGGAAGACCCCAACTACAGCCCCCAGCGCTTCCCGAATGCCCACAGGGCCTTTGCTGACGATCCCTAG
- the BAG6 gene encoding large proline-rich protein BAG6 isoform X3: MEPSDSTSTSMEDPDSLEVLVKTLDSQTRTFIVGAQMNVKEFKEHIAASVSIPSEKQRLIYQGRVLQDDKKLQEYNVGGKVIHLVERAPPQTQLPSGASSGTGSTSATHGGGPTPGTRGPGASVHDRNANSYVMVGTFNLPSEPRVRLVMAQHMIRDIQTLLSRMECRGGAQAQHSQPPPQTPTVAPEPVALTSQTSEPVESEVPPREPMEAEEVEERAPAQSPELTPSGPTPAGPASAPETNAPNHPSPAEYVEVLQELQRLESRLQPFLQRYYEVLGAAATTDYNNNQEGREEDQRLINLVGESLRLLGNTFVALSDLRCNLACAPPRHLHVVRPMSHYTTPMVLQQAAIPIQINVGTTVTMTGNGTRLPPTPGAEAPPAGAGQASSLAPSSTAVESSNEGASPPGPAPPPTTSHPRVIRISHQSVEPVVMMHMNIQDSGTQPGGVPSAPTGPLGPPGHGQTLGSTLIQLPSLPPEFMHAVAHQITHEAMVAAVASAATGQQVPGFPTAPTRLVIARPTPPQARPSHPGGPPVSGALPGAGLGTNASLAQMVSGLVGQLLMQPVLVAQGTPGMAPSPAPATASASSGTTNTATTAGPAPGGPAQPQPPQASASDLQFSQLLGNLLGPAGPGTGGPGVASPTITVAMPGVPAFLQGMTDFLQATQTAAPPPPPPPPPPPPPAPEQQTAPPPGSPSGGSGSPGSVGPESLPLEFFTSVVQGVLSSLLGSLGARAGSSESIAAFIQRLSGSSNIFEPGADGALGFFGALLSLLCQNFSMVDVVMLLHGHFQPLQRLQPQLRSFFHQHYLGGQEPTPGNIRTATHALITGLEEYVRESFSLVQVQPGVDIIRTNLEFLQEQFNSIAAHVMHCTDSGFGARLLELCNQGLFECLALNLHCLGGQQMELAAVINGRIRRMSRGVNPSLVSWLTTMMGLRLQVVLEHMPVGPDAILRYVRRVGDPPQVRGPSWAMGLGDLEPERSERAFRGGLLLCPLSQTLPEEPMEVQGSERSSPEPQRENASPAPGTTAEEAMSRGPPPAPEGGSRDEQDGASAETEPWAAAVPPEWVPIIQQDIQSQRKVKPQPPLSDAYLSGMPAKRRKTMQGEGPQLLLSEAVSRAAKAAGARPLTSPESLSRDLEAPEVQESYRQQLRADIQKRLQEDPNYSPQRFPNAHRAFADDP; encoded by the exons ATGGAGCCCAGTGATAGTACCAGTACCAGTATGGAGGATCCTGACAGCCTGGAGGTGCTGGTGAAGACCCTGGACTCTCAGACCCGGACCTTTATTGTGGGGGCCCAG ATGAACGTAAAGGAGTTTAAGGAACATATTGCTGCTTCTGTTAGCATCCCGTCTGAGAAACAACGGCTTATCTACCAGGGACGAGTTCTGCAGGATGATAAGAAGCTCCAAGAATACA ATGTTGGGGGAAAGGTTATTCACCTTGTGGAACGGGCTCCTCCTCAGACTCAGCTCCCTTCTGGAGCATCTTCTGGAACAGGGTCCACCTCAGCCACCCATGGTGGGGGACCCACGCCTGGTACTCGGGGGCCTGGGGCCTCTGTTCATGACCGGAATGCCAACAGCTATGTCATGGTTGGAACCTTCAATCTTCCC AGTGAGCCCCGAGTACGGCTGGTGATGGCTCAGCATATGATCAGGGATATACAGACCTTACTCTCCCGGATGGAG TGCCGAGGGGGTGCCCAAGCCCAGCACAGTCAGCCGCCACCCCAGACACCAACGGTGGCCCCAGAGCCGGTGGCCTTGACCTCCCAAACGTCAGAACCGGTTGAAAGTGAAGTGCCTCCTCGGGAGCCCATGGAGGCGGAAGAAGTGGAGGAGCGTGCCCCTGCCCAGAGCCCGGAGCTCACCCCTTCTGGCCCAACCCCAGCGGGCCCAGCATCTGCCCCAGAGACAAATGCACCCAA CCACCCTTCGCCTGCGGAGTACGTCGAGGTGCTTCAGGAGCTGCAGCGGCTTGAGAGCCGCCTCCAGCCCTTCCTGCAGCGCTACTATGAGGTTTTGGGTGCTGCTGCCACCACAGACTACAACAACAAT CAAGAGGGCCGTGAGGAGGATCAGCGCTTGATCAACTTGGTGGGGGAGAGCCTGCGGCTGCTGGGCAACACCTTCGTGGCACTGTCTGACCTGCGTTGCAATCTGGCCTGTGCGCCCCCTCGTCATCTGCACGTGGTCCGGCCCATGTCTCACTACACCACCCCCATGGTGCTCCAGCAGGCGGCCATCCCCATCCAG ATCAACGTGGGGACCACTGTGACCATGACGGGGAACGGGACACGGCTCCCCCCGACTCCAGGTGCGGAGGCACCTCCCGCTGGTGCTGGGCAGGCCTCGTCCCTGGCCCCTTCTTCTACCGCCGTGGAGTCTTCGAATGAGGGGGCTTCCCCGCCGGGACCAGCTCCCCCACCGACCACCAGCCACCCGAGGGTCATCCGGATTTCCCATCAGAGTGTGGAACCCGTGGTCATGATGCACATGAACATCCAAG ATTCTGGCACACAGCCTGGTGGAGTTCCGAGTGCTCCCACTGGCCCCCTAGGACCCCCTGGTCATGGCCAGACCCTGG GCTCCACCCTCATCCagctgccctccctgccccctgagTTCATGCACGCCGTCGCCCACCAGATCACTCATGAGGCCATGGTGGCAGCTGTTGCCTCCGCGGCCACAG GACAGCAGGTGCCAGGCTTCCCGACAGCTCCCACCCGGCTGGTGATTGCCCGGCCCACGCCTCCACAGGCTCGGCCTTCCCATCCTGGGGGGCCCCCGGTCTCGGGGGCTCTG CCGGGTGCTGGTTTGGGTACCAACGCCTCTTTAGCCCAGATGGTGAGCGGCCTCGTGGGGCAGCTTCTTATGCAGCCTGTCCTTGTGG CTCAGGGGACCCCAGGAATGGCTCCATCTCCAGCCCCTGCGACTGCGTCAGCTAGTTCTGGCACCACCAACACGGCTACCACAGCTGGCCCTGCCCCAGGGGGGCCCGcccagcctcagcctcctcaAGCCTCCGCCTCTGATCTTCAGTTCTCTCAGCTCCTGGGGAACCTGCTGGGGCCTGCTGGGCCGGGAACTGGAGGGCCTGGTGTGGCTTCTCCCACCATTACTGTGGCGATGCCTGGTGTACccgcctttctccagggcatgacGGACTTCTTGCAG GCAACACAGACAGCTGCTCCCCCTCCtccgccgcccccacccccaccgccccctcCAGCCCCAGAGCAGCAGACAGCACCCCCACCGGGGTCCCCTTCTGGTGGCAGTGGGAGTCCTGGCAGCGTGGGTCCTGAGAGCCTGCCATTGGAGTTCTTCACCTCAGTGGTGCAGGGTGTGCTGAGCTCGCTGCTGGGCTCCCTGGGGGCCCGGGCTGGCAGCAGTGAGAGCATCGCTGCTTTCATACAGCGCCTCAGTGGGTCCAGCAACATCTTTGAGCCTGGGGCTGATGGGGCTCTCG GCTTCTTCGGGGCCCTGCTCTCTCTTCTATGCCAGAACTTTTCCATGGTGGATGTGGTGATGCTGCTCCACGGGCATTTCCAGCCCCTGCAGCGGCTCCAGCCCCAGCTGCGATCTTTCTTCCACCAGCACTACCTGGGTGGCCAGGAGCCCACACCTGGTAACATCCGG ACGGCAACCCACGCGTTGATCACGGGGCTTGAAGAGTATGTGCGGGAGAGTTTT TCTCTGGTGCAAGTTCAGCCAGGTGTGGACATCATCCGAACAAACCTGGAATTTCTCCAAGAGCAATTTAATAGCATTGCTGCTCATGTGATGCACTGCACAG ACAGTGGATTTGGGGCCCGATTGCTGGAGCTGTGTAACCAGGGCCTGTTTGAATGCTTGGCTCTGAACCTGCACTGCTTGGGGGGACAGCAGATGGAGCTTGCTGCTGTCATCAATGGCCGAATT CGTCGCATGTCTCGTGGAGTGAATCCGTCCTTGGTGAGCTGGCTGACCACTATGATGGGACTGAGGCTGCAGGTGGTACTGGAACACATGCCTGTAGGCCCTGATGCCATTCTCAGATACGTTCGCAGGGTTGGGGATCCTCCTCAGGTAAGAGGGCCCTCTTGGGCTATGGGCTTAGGGGACTTGGAACCAGAGAGATCTGAGAGGGCCTTTCGTGGTGGTCTCCTTCTCTGCCCCCTTTCACAGACACTTCCTGAGGAGCCAATGGAAGTTCAGGGATCAGAGAGATCTTCCCCTGAGCCTCAG CGGGAAAATGCTTCCCCGGCCCCTGGAACAACAGCAGAAGAGGCCATGTCCCGAGGCCCACCTCCTGCTCCTGAAGGGGGCTCCCGAGACGAACAGGATGGAGCTTCCGCTGAGACAGAACCTTGGGCAGCTGCAGTCCCCCCA GAATGGGTCCCTATTATCCAGCAGGACATTCAGAGCCAGCGGAAAGTGAAACCGCAGCCTCCCCTGAGCGATGCCTACCTCAGTGGTATGCCTGCCAAGAGACGCAAG ACGATGCAGGGTGAGGGCCCCCAGCTGCTTCTCTCAGAGGCCGTGAGCCGGGCAGCTAAGGCAGCCGGAGCTCGGCCCCTGACGAGCCCCGAGAGCCTGAGCCGGGACCTGGAGGCACCAGAGGTTCAGGAGAGCTACAGGCAGCAG ctCCGGGCTGACATACAAAAGCGACTGCAGGAAGACCCCAACTACAGCCCCCAGCGCTTCCCGAATGCCCACAGGGCCTTTGCTGACGATCCCTAG